From Streptomyces sp. NBC_00690, a single genomic window includes:
- a CDS encoding alpha/beta fold hydrolase, with amino-acid sequence MRRRVRAADGRHLMVERLGDPRGRPVFLLHGTPGSRLGPAPRGMVLYQSRTQLIAYDRPGYGGSDRLAGRSVCDVAEDVRAIADELGLERFAVVGRSGGAPHALACAALMPDRVTRTAALVTLAPRDADGLDWFEGMAASNVLEYTSAVTDPAGLTERFILRSAEIRKDPIRLLNDLRRELTDSDRMVVKDAGVRSMLLRNYHEALRTSAYGWIDDALAFSSPWGFDPADISGQVMLWHGEQDVFSPVGHSRWLAERIPGATAVLEPTAAHFDALHALPGILTWLLDD; translated from the coding sequence GTGCGACGTCGGGTGCGCGCGGCGGACGGGCGGCATCTGATGGTGGAGCGACTCGGCGATCCGCGGGGCAGGCCCGTCTTCCTTCTGCACGGCACTCCGGGTAGCCGACTCGGCCCGGCCCCGCGCGGCATGGTCCTCTACCAGAGCCGTACGCAACTGATCGCCTACGACCGCCCCGGGTACGGCGGTTCGGACCGGCTCGCCGGGCGCAGCGTGTGCGATGTCGCCGAGGACGTCCGCGCCATCGCCGATGAACTCGGGCTCGAACGCTTCGCCGTGGTCGGCCGTTCCGGTGGCGCGCCCCACGCCCTGGCGTGCGCGGCCCTGATGCCGGACCGGGTCACCCGTACCGCAGCACTGGTCACCCTCGCTCCGCGGGATGCCGACGGCCTCGACTGGTTCGAGGGAATGGCGGCGTCCAACGTCCTGGAGTACACCTCGGCCGTCACCGACCCGGCCGGACTGACAGAGCGGTTCATCCTGCGGTCCGCCGAGATCCGGAAGGACCCGATACGGCTCCTCAACGACCTTCGGCGGGAGTTGACCGACTCCGATCGGATGGTGGTCAAGGACGCCGGCGTGCGGTCGATGCTGCTTCGCAACTACCACGAGGCGCTGCGGACTTCCGCCTACGGATGGATCGACGACGCGCTCGCCTTCAGCAGCCCCTGGGGCTTCGATCCTGCGGACATCAGCGGGCAGGTGATGCTCTGGCACGGGGAGCAGGACGTCTTCTCACCCGTGGGGCACTCGCGCTGGCTGGCCGAGCGGATTCCCGGCGCCACGGCGGTCCTTGAGCCCACCGCGGCCCATTTCGACGCCCTGCACGCGCTGCCCGGCATCCTCACCTGGCTGTTGGACGACTGA
- the fxsT gene encoding FxSxx-COOH system tetratricopeptide repeat protein: MTANRDGRIVTFYSYKGGTGRTMALANTAWILAANGKRVLAVDWDLEAPGLHRFFHPFLDPSTLGATTGVIDLITEYAWAAITPETARRDDWHLDYARIQPHAVSLTPENLGWEFPDGGTLDFVSAGRQNREYSATVSTFDWDNFYDRLGGGLFFDALRDDMKANYDYVLIDSRTGLSDIADICTVHLPDILVDCFTLSDQSIDGAASVARQIDERYGGRGIKIYPVPMRIDEGEKEKADAGRALARVKFDGFPSGLAGEELTSYWGAVEIPYRPYYAYEETLATFGDETGLTNSLLSAFERLATVITEREITSMPAVSDEIRLRIRDAFTRRRPALPADLFLSYAAENRMWADWIESVLSRAGFRVIPRDVTAEPHPDDEATADSASRTVILLSGSYLKSTRATELWQRAAAEDPTGGRHHLLPIRVGDVRLTSPYLDRNPVDLFRLDEVQASAALLRALDRPAQLPDTASPGPRFPGTVPKIWNAPPRNPGFTGRSVALERMRDRLGGGMTVAAVLPQPQTLYGLGGVGKTQVAIEYVHRFMADYDLVWWIPAEQPDDVIAGLAELAVRLGAQGGEDMASASREAIDLLRRGVPSSRWLLVFDNADDPEALKRFFPPQGPGHILVTSRNQTWSQYGDALPIDVFTREESIEHLQRRARGLTLADADQVATAVGDLPLAVEQAAAWIAETATPVADYLEELRVQATSVLALNQPAGYPQPVAATWNVSIERLKERSPAAVRLLQLCAFFAPEPISANLLYSKEMIEALKPYDASLQEKLVLGRVIREIGRFALAKVDQVNNSIQVHRLVQAVIRAQLTEEEQRDARHAVHRVLAGARPDDDEPIDNPETWPRFAIIWPHLGTSEAWDCKEPETRRLIIDRVRYLWKRGDWSSASTLANEVRTVWRAKLGNKDLQYLYLRFHISNIYRSQGRYVEAKEFDEVTLERQREVLGPTHPHTYMTTSGLAMDFGTLGRYAEAMELATEAHEGFSQIFHESHPRTLAAANNLALNLRMTGLYSRALEIDQEVFDRRTEVLGPEHPYTLSSAMNLARDLREVGRYEDSVSLLSRTYELHKEQLGRTFPGTLAAAKSLAVSLRRAGRLEDARRLTTATRNRYRARYTSANPDLLACDLNLAADLFAANEPVAARDLAQEVVDEYMLVPGERHPYTLAAINNLGIFHWGCGDPETAEQLLQKVVKTMTEVLGEAHPHTLYSTINLANAQADLGGLQHALQIEQRTVTRLREVLGPYHPEVLGIASNLAVTLGMLGRKDEATALRLETVEELQRQVGEDHALTRIARDERRVHRDLEPLAV; the protein is encoded by the coding sequence ATGACAGCCAATCGTGACGGACGCATCGTCACCTTCTACTCGTACAAAGGAGGCACGGGGCGCACGATGGCCCTGGCCAACACGGCGTGGATCCTCGCGGCCAACGGCAAGCGCGTCCTGGCCGTGGACTGGGACCTGGAAGCACCCGGCCTGCACCGGTTCTTCCACCCTTTCCTCGATCCCTCCACCCTCGGTGCCACCACGGGTGTCATCGATCTGATCACCGAGTACGCATGGGCCGCCATTACTCCGGAGACGGCGCGCCGTGACGACTGGCACCTGGACTACGCCCGCATCCAACCGCACGCCGTCTCCCTCACCCCGGAGAACCTCGGCTGGGAGTTCCCGGACGGCGGCACCCTCGACTTCGTCTCAGCGGGTCGGCAGAACCGCGAGTACTCCGCGACGGTGTCCACCTTCGACTGGGACAACTTCTACGATCGACTCGGCGGCGGCCTCTTCTTCGACGCGCTGCGCGATGACATGAAGGCGAACTACGACTACGTCCTCATCGACAGCCGCACCGGGCTCAGCGACATCGCCGACATCTGTACGGTGCACCTCCCCGACATCCTCGTCGACTGCTTCACCCTGAGCGACCAGTCCATCGACGGCGCGGCTTCCGTGGCCCGGCAGATCGACGAACGGTACGGCGGCAGGGGCATCAAGATCTATCCCGTGCCCATGCGGATCGACGAGGGGGAGAAGGAGAAGGCCGACGCGGGGCGGGCTCTCGCCCGGGTGAAGTTCGACGGCTTCCCCAGCGGTCTCGCGGGTGAGGAACTCACCTCGTACTGGGGCGCGGTGGAAATCCCCTACCGGCCGTACTACGCCTACGAGGAGACCCTCGCCACCTTCGGCGACGAGACGGGACTCACCAATTCTCTGCTCTCCGCCTTCGAACGGCTGGCGACGGTGATCACAGAGCGGGAGATCACCTCCATGCCCGCGGTCAGCGACGAGATCCGACTGCGCATCCGCGACGCCTTCACCCGGCGTCGACCCGCACTCCCCGCCGATCTCTTCCTCAGCTATGCGGCGGAGAACCGCATGTGGGCGGATTGGATCGAGTCTGTCCTCTCCCGGGCCGGCTTCCGCGTCATTCCGCGCGATGTCACCGCCGAACCGCACCCCGACGACGAGGCGACGGCCGACTCGGCGTCGCGAACGGTGATCCTGCTGTCCGGCTCCTACCTCAAGTCGACCCGGGCCACGGAGTTGTGGCAGCGGGCGGCGGCGGAGGACCCGACCGGCGGTCGCCACCATCTGTTGCCCATCCGGGTCGGGGACGTACGACTGACCTCGCCCTATCTCGACCGCAATCCCGTGGACCTCTTCCGGCTCGACGAGGTGCAGGCGTCCGCCGCTCTGCTGCGGGCGCTGGACCGGCCAGCGCAACTGCCGGATACCGCCTCGCCGGGCCCCCGCTTCCCCGGCACGGTGCCCAAGATCTGGAACGCCCCGCCCCGCAACCCCGGGTTCACCGGGCGGTCGGTGGCGCTGGAACGGATGCGTGACCGGCTCGGCGGCGGAATGACCGTGGCCGCCGTGCTGCCCCAGCCGCAGACCCTCTACGGGCTCGGTGGCGTGGGCAAGACGCAGGTCGCCATCGAGTACGTCCACCGGTTCATGGCGGACTACGACCTGGTGTGGTGGATCCCGGCGGAACAGCCGGACGACGTGATCGCAGGGCTCGCCGAACTCGCCGTGCGCCTAGGGGCCCAGGGCGGTGAGGACATGGCGTCGGCGTCGCGTGAGGCCATCGATCTGCTGCGGCGCGGTGTGCCCTCCTCCCGTTGGCTGCTGGTCTTCGACAACGCCGACGACCCGGAGGCCCTGAAACGGTTCTTCCCTCCGCAGGGGCCCGGCCACATCTTGGTCACCTCCCGCAACCAGACCTGGTCCCAGTACGGGGACGCCCTCCCCATCGACGTCTTCACCCGCGAGGAGTCGATCGAACACCTTCAGCGCAGGGCCCGCGGACTGACGCTGGCCGACGCCGACCAGGTGGCCACCGCGGTCGGTGACCTTCCGCTGGCCGTGGAACAGGCCGCTGCCTGGATCGCCGAAACGGCGACCCCGGTCGCCGACTACCTCGAAGAACTGCGCGTCCAGGCCACTAGCGTCCTCGCGCTGAACCAGCCGGCCGGCTACCCCCAGCCGGTCGCCGCCACCTGGAACGTCTCCATCGAACGGCTCAAGGAGCGATCACCCGCCGCGGTGCGGCTGCTGCAACTCTGTGCGTTCTTCGCCCCCGAGCCCATCTCGGCCAACCTCCTCTACAGCAAGGAGATGATCGAGGCCCTGAAGCCCTATGACGCCTCCCTCCAGGAGAAGTTGGTCCTCGGGCGGGTCATCCGGGAGATCGGCCGTTTCGCGCTGGCCAAGGTGGACCAGGTCAACAACAGCATCCAGGTCCATCGGCTGGTGCAGGCCGTGATCCGGGCGCAGTTGACCGAGGAGGAGCAGCGGGACGCGCGGCACGCCGTGCACCGTGTGCTCGCGGGAGCGCGCCCCGACGACGACGAGCCCATCGACAACCCCGAGACCTGGCCGCGGTTCGCCATCATCTGGCCGCATCTGGGCACGTCGGAGGCGTGGGACTGCAAGGAGCCCGAGACCCGCCGACTGATCATCGACCGGGTGCGATATCTGTGGAAGCGCGGCGACTGGTCCAGCGCCTCCACGCTCGCCAACGAGGTCCGCACGGTCTGGCGGGCCAAGCTGGGCAACAAGGACCTCCAGTACCTGTACCTGCGCTTCCACATCTCCAACATCTACCGTTCGCAGGGCCGGTATGTGGAGGCCAAGGAGTTCGACGAGGTGACCTTGGAGCGTCAGCGGGAGGTGCTCGGTCCCACCCATCCGCACACGTACATGACCACCAGCGGTCTGGCCATGGACTTCGGCACGCTCGGCCGGTACGCCGAGGCCATGGAGTTGGCGACCGAGGCCCATGAGGGCTTCAGCCAGATCTTCCACGAGTCCCACCCGCGGACCCTGGCCGCCGCCAACAACCTGGCGCTGAACCTCCGGATGACCGGTCTGTACTCCCGTGCGCTGGAGATCGACCAGGAGGTCTTCGACCGTCGGACCGAGGTGCTGGGACCGGAGCACCCGTACACCCTCTCCTCCGCCATGAACCTCGCCAGGGACCTGCGGGAAGTGGGCCGGTACGAGGACTCCGTCTCCTTGCTGAGCCGGACCTACGAACTCCACAAGGAACAGTTGGGCCGTACCTTCCCCGGCACCCTTGCCGCGGCGAAGAGCCTCGCGGTCTCCTTGCGCCGTGCCGGTCGGCTGGAGGACGCCCGCCGACTGACCACCGCGACCCGCAACCGCTACCGCGCCCGCTACACCTCGGCCAATCCGGATCTGCTCGCCTGTGACCTCAATCTGGCGGCGGACCTCTTCGCGGCCAATGAGCCGGTCGCCGCCCGCGATCTGGCACAGGAGGTGGTGGACGAGTACATGTTGGTGCCGGGTGAGCGCCATCCGTACACCCTGGCAGCCATCAACAACCTGGGCATCTTCCACTGGGGCTGCGGCGATCCGGAGACCGCGGAGCAGCTGTTGCAGAAGGTGGTCAAGACGATGACCGAGGTACTGGGAGAGGCACATCCCCACACCCTCTACAGCACCATCAACCTCGCCAACGCACAGGCGGACCTGGGCGGACTTCAGCACGCCCTCCAGATCGAGCAGCGAACCGTCACCCGGCTGCGCGAGGTCCTCGGCCCCTACCACCCCGAAGTGCTGGGCATCGCTTCGAATCTCGCGGTGACGCTGGGGATGCTCGGGCGCAAGGACGAGGCCACGGCCCTGCGCCTGGAAACCGTGGAGGAACTCCAGCGACAGGTGGGGGAGGACCATGCACTGACCCGGATCGCCCGTGATGAGCGACGGGTGCACCGGGACCTGGAGCCGCTCGCCGTGTGA
- a CDS encoding S1 family peptidase yields MKHRRISRTRMAAVCGAVIALTGATLTIQSAGASEPTVQPVVKKLSATTAGSLGETLTAKLGPSASAGSYYDTDARALVVNVVDEKAARSVRSAGARAEVVAHSLDQLAAARAVLTDKASLPGTSWAVDPVTNKVQVTADRTVTGADWKRLGAVVADLGERVELHRTAGEFTPLIAGGDAIHSGGGRCSLGFNVVKDGAPHFLTAGHCGAAGSSWSASAGGSALGTMADSRFPGDDYALVKYNGSAQQPSEVNLYDGSAQSISSAGEATVGMQVQRSGSTTQVHGGRVTALDATVNYGNGDIVNGLIRTDVCAEPGDSGGSLFAGSTAIGLTSGGSGNCSAGGVTFFQPVTEALQAYGARIG; encoded by the coding sequence TTGAAGCACCGACGCATATCCCGGACGAGAATGGCAGCCGTGTGCGGAGCTGTCATCGCACTGACCGGCGCGACCCTCACCATCCAGAGCGCGGGGGCGAGCGAGCCCACGGTACAACCCGTCGTGAAGAAGCTGTCGGCCACGACGGCCGGCAGCCTCGGGGAGACGCTCACCGCGAAACTGGGCCCGAGCGCCTCAGCCGGAAGCTACTACGACACCGATGCCCGAGCCCTGGTGGTGAACGTCGTCGACGAGAAGGCCGCCCGGTCCGTCCGCTCGGCCGGCGCCCGGGCCGAGGTGGTGGCCCACAGCCTGGACCAACTGGCGGCGGCCCGCGCGGTCCTCACCGACAAGGCATCCCTGCCCGGCACTTCCTGGGCGGTGGACCCCGTGACCAACAAGGTCCAGGTCACCGCTGACCGCACCGTCACGGGAGCCGACTGGAAGCGGCTCGGCGCGGTCGTGGCCGACCTCGGCGAGCGCGTCGAACTCCACCGTACGGCGGGGGAGTTCACGCCCCTGATCGCCGGTGGCGACGCCATCCACTCGGGCGGGGGACGCTGCTCGCTCGGCTTCAACGTGGTCAAGGACGGTGCCCCCCACTTCCTCACCGCCGGGCACTGCGGGGCTGCGGGCAGTTCCTGGTCCGCTTCGGCCGGCGGATCGGCGCTGGGCACCATGGCCGACTCGCGCTTCCCCGGCGACGACTACGCGTTGGTGAAGTACAACGGCAGCGCCCAACAGCCCAGCGAGGTCAACCTGTACGACGGCAGCGCGCAGTCGATCAGTTCGGCGGGTGAGGCCACCGTCGGCATGCAGGTGCAGCGCAGCGGGTCCACCACTCAGGTCCACGGCGGGCGGGTCACCGCGCTCGACGCCACCGTGAACTACGGGAACGGGGACATCGTCAACGGTCTGATCCGTACCGATGTGTGTGCGGAGCCCGGTGACAGCGGCGGTTCGCTGTTCGCCGGTTCCACCGCCATAGGACTCACGTCCGGTGGTAGCGGGAACTGTTCGGCGGGCGGCGTGACGTTCTTCCAGCCCGTGACCGAAGCGCTCCAGGCGTACGGCGCACGGATCGGCTGA
- a CDS encoding TIR-like protein FxsC has product MSDSAQRTADHRPYFFLSYAHTPRYGAGGPDPDMWVERLFRDLCGHVMAMTDLPAGAQAGFIDREIRSGEGWSERLGEVLANCRVFVPLFSPRYFASEMCGKEWYAFAQRAIYHQAKSNRSAEAIVPALWVPIPPEHLPGPAERLQFNHGAFGDRYVTDGLYGLIKLRIFAEEYEAAVYELAKRIVSVADTTRIASGSPVDYRHAPSAFGKATGGPRPMHLMIAAPTRHDLPDGRSPAYYGKQSQDWNPYHPESARPLAYVAQDLVRSLNYQATISSFDHEVPPDLHQPPTRPEILLVDRWALEDDDRCARLAAFDAEPRPWVSVVVPWNRDDPQSRTSEAQLVEKLERTMPHQMRQGRAACRAAAKGVLSMEAFGQMLPQVVEAAAQEYLRHAAVYPPTPPAGSSRPERPRLRGPMAEYGTTHFAPPTRGTAPDAEDTDDSQS; this is encoded by the coding sequence GTGTCGGATTCAGCGCAGCGTACGGCGGACCATCGCCCATACTTCTTCCTGAGCTACGCGCACACCCCCCGCTACGGGGCGGGCGGCCCCGACCCCGACATGTGGGTGGAACGGCTGTTCCGCGATCTCTGCGGCCATGTGATGGCCATGACCGATCTCCCGGCCGGGGCTCAGGCCGGATTCATCGACCGTGAGATCCGTTCGGGAGAAGGCTGGTCGGAACGCCTCGGCGAGGTCCTGGCCAACTGCCGGGTCTTCGTCCCGCTCTTCTCCCCCCGCTACTTCGCCAGCGAGATGTGCGGCAAGGAGTGGTACGCCTTCGCCCAACGCGCCATCTACCACCAGGCCAAGAGCAACCGGTCCGCCGAGGCGATCGTCCCGGCCCTCTGGGTCCCCATACCGCCCGAGCACTTACCCGGCCCCGCTGAACGACTCCAGTTCAACCACGGCGCCTTCGGCGACCGCTATGTCACCGACGGCCTCTACGGCCTGATCAAACTGCGGATATTCGCCGAGGAGTACGAAGCCGCGGTCTATGAACTGGCCAAGCGCATCGTCAGCGTCGCCGACACCACCCGCATAGCCTCCGGCAGTCCCGTCGACTACCGCCATGCGCCCAGTGCCTTCGGCAAGGCCACCGGCGGCCCCCGTCCCATGCATCTGATGATCGCCGCTCCCACCCGGCACGATCTGCCCGACGGTCGCTCTCCCGCCTACTACGGCAAGCAGTCGCAGGACTGGAACCCCTACCACCCCGAGTCCGCGCGCCCCCTCGCGTATGTGGCGCAGGACCTGGTCCGCTCCCTCAACTACCAGGCCACGATCTCCTCGTTCGACCACGAGGTGCCACCCGATCTCCATCAGCCGCCCACCCGTCCCGAGATACTCCTCGTCGACCGCTGGGCGCTGGAGGACGACGATCGCTGCGCCCGGCTGGCCGCCTTCGACGCGGAACCCCGGCCCTGGGTGAGCGTCGTCGTCCCCTGGAACCGCGATGACCCCCAGAGCCGGACCTCCGAGGCACAACTCGTCGAGAAGTTGGAGCGGACCATGCCGCACCAGATGAGACAGGGCCGGGCCGCCTGTCGGGCCGCGGCCAAGGGTGTGCTCAGCATGGAGGCGTTCGGGCAGATGCTGCCACAGGTCGTGGAGGCGGCGGCCCAGGAATACCTCCGGCACGCCGCGGTCTATCCGCCGACCCCGCCCGCCGGCTCCTCGCGGCCCGAGCGCCCCAGACTCCGCGGCCCGATGGCCGAGTACGGCACCACCCACTTCGCCCCACCGACGCGTGGAACAGCCCCCGATGCGGAGGACACGGATGACAGCCAATCGTGA
- a CDS encoding DUF3533 domain-containing protein, with translation MTRTPDHPPPVQRGPGFLAEAKDAVTLRAAVLVFGVLALQLAFITSYIGAFHEPTPHEVPLAVVAPTQPVAREAAGRLADLPGDPLDTRVVTDEATARKQIENREIDGALVVRPRSTSDTLLVASASGASLSQAIEETVADAQRAERRSLTVVDVVPDSPGDARGLSSFYLVIGWCVGGYLCAAVLAISAGARPANTHRALIRLGVLLVYSIVAGLLGTVIAGPILGALTGSVPALWGLGSLLVFTVGAITLALQGLAGIVGIGLAILLVVVLGNPSAGGAYPYPLLPPFWKAIGPALPPGAGTFAARSITYFRGQAMTGPMLVLSAWAVGGALLTLLCARLRREPAPGSAERSGPPSADRTGA, from the coding sequence ATGACGCGCACACCCGACCACCCTCCCCCGGTCCAGCGAGGACCGGGATTTCTCGCCGAGGCCAAGGACGCGGTGACGCTGCGTGCCGCTGTGCTGGTGTTCGGGGTGCTCGCCCTGCAACTGGCCTTCATCACTTCGTACATCGGCGCCTTCCACGAACCGACGCCGCACGAGGTCCCGCTGGCCGTCGTCGCCCCGACGCAGCCGGTGGCCCGGGAGGCCGCCGGGCGACTCGCGGACCTGCCGGGAGACCCACTGGATACGCGCGTGGTGACCGACGAAGCGACCGCACGCAAGCAGATCGAGAACCGTGAGATCGACGGCGCCCTCGTCGTGAGGCCCCGGAGCACCAGTGACACCCTCCTGGTGGCCAGTGCGTCCGGCGCGTCCCTCTCCCAGGCGATCGAAGAGACCGTGGCCGACGCCCAACGGGCCGAGCGGCGGTCCCTGACGGTCGTCGACGTCGTTCCCGACTCCCCCGGTGACGCCCGGGGCCTGTCGTCCTTCTACCTGGTCATCGGTTGGTGCGTGGGCGGATACCTCTGCGCCGCGGTCCTGGCGATCAGTGCGGGGGCACGGCCGGCCAACACCCATCGGGCGCTCATCCGCCTCGGTGTCCTGCTCGTGTACTCCATCGTCGCCGGACTGCTCGGTACGGTGATCGCCGGCCCGATCCTGGGCGCTCTGACGGGCAGTGTTCCCGCGCTGTGGGGGCTCGGCTCGCTGCTGGTCTTCACCGTGGGCGCGATCACGCTCGCGCTCCAGGGCCTCGCCGGGATCGTCGGCATCGGCCTGGCGATCCTGCTCGTGGTCGTCCTCGGCAACCCGAGCGCCGGCGGCGCCTACCCCTACCCGCTGCTGCCGCCGTTCTGGAAGGCGATCGGGCCCGCGCTGCCGCCGGGGGCGGGAACCTTCGCGGCGCGCTCGATCACCTACTTCCGGGGCCAGGCCATGACCGGTCCGATGCTGGTGCTCTCCGCCTGGGCGGTGGGCGGCGCCCTTCTGACCCTGCTCTGCGCACGGCTGCGCCGGGAACCGGCACCCGGGTCGGCCGAACGGTCCGGTCCGCCGTCGGCGGACCGGACCGGGGCCTGA
- a CDS encoding aminoglycoside N(3)-acetyltransferase, whose translation MAESGTPAPARLVPSLRAVGVRPGMTLLIHASLRSTGLHSDTLRDALLEAVGPDGTLVVPAFTAGNSDTSDLHRARVRGMTPEQAATFRADMPAFDPACTPSQGMGRLAESIRTAPGAVRSAHPQTSFAAIGPRAEELLDRHILTSHLGENSPLGALYRVAAHVLMIDVDFDVCTAFHLAEYRTKAPLRSYRCVVGLPDGGKEWTEYEDVQLDESDFGAIGAAFGWGVEQKGQLGGRPARLFSVRAAVDHAVEWMTEKRR comes from the coding sequence ATGGCTGAGTCAGGGACACCGGCACCTGCACGACTGGTGCCGTCCCTGCGAGCCGTCGGCGTCCGCCCGGGGATGACCCTGCTCATCCACGCCTCCCTGCGGTCCACGGGACTCCACAGCGACACCCTGCGGGACGCCCTGCTGGAGGCGGTCGGCCCGGACGGGACCTTGGTGGTGCCCGCCTTCACCGCGGGGAACTCGGACACCTCCGATCTCCACCGCGCCCGGGTACGCGGAATGACACCCGAGCAGGCGGCGACCTTCCGAGCGGACATGCCGGCCTTCGACCCGGCGTGTACGCCGAGTCAGGGCATGGGCCGGTTGGCCGAGTCGATCCGCACCGCTCCGGGCGCCGTGCGCAGCGCCCATCCGCAGACCTCGTTCGCGGCCATCGGACCTCGCGCCGAAGAACTCCTCGACCGTCACATCCTCACCTCCCACCTCGGTGAGAACTCCCCGCTCGGCGCTCTGTATCGGGTGGCCGCCCATGTGCTCATGATCGATGTGGATTTCGACGTATGCACCGCATTTCATCTTGCCGAATACCGGACGAAAGCCCCGCTGCGGTCGTATCGTTGTGTAGTTGGCCTTCCTGACGGCGGGAAGGAATGGACGGAGTACGAGGACGTCCAACTCGACGAGAGCGATTTCGGCGCGATCGGTGCCGCCTTCGGCTGGGGAGTGGAGCAGAAGGGACAACTGGGAGGAAGGCCCGCAAGATTGTTCTCGGTCAGGGCCGCCGTTGATCACGCCGTTGAGTGGATGACCGAAAAGCGGCGCTGA